In the genome of Arthrobacter sp. PAMC25284, the window CCCTGCAGGCCGATCACCACAAGCCGCCCGTAAGCGGCCAGGGCCTCGACGTTCCGGCCAAGATATTTGGCCCCGACGACGTCGAGGATCACGTCCGCGCCTTTGCCTCCGTTCTGCGCCCGGAGGCTCTCCGGGAAGTCCTCCTCGGCGTAGTTAATCGCAATATCCGCTCCGAGGAAGGCCGTCGCCGTGGCGACCTTCTCCGCCGTGCCCGCCGTCGTCGCCACGTGGGCGCCAAGAGCCTTCGCGAGCTGGATGGCCATGGTGCCGATGCCGCCCGTCGCGCCGTGGATCAGCACGGTTTCACCCGGCTGCAGCTGCGCCGTCATGATGAGGTTGGAGTAGACCGTGGCCGCAACCTCGGGCAACGACGCCGCGGTGACCAAATCAACGCCGTCAGGAATACGCAGGACCTGCCCGGCCGGAACCGCCACCTGCTCGGCGTAGCCGCCTCCCGAAAGCAGCGCTACCACCTTGTCCCCCACAGAGAACGGCTTGC includes:
- a CDS encoding NAD(P)H-quinone oxidoreductase, with translation MKAVFISEPGGPEVLEVREVAAPVAGPGEVLIDVVAAGLNRADVQQRKGYYPPPPGASEIPGLEVSGRIAGFGTGVSKPFSVGDKVVALLSGGGYAEQVAVPAGQVLRIPDGVDLVTAASLPEVAATVYSNLIMTAQLQPGETVLIHGATGGIGTMAIQLAKALGAHVATTAGTAEKVATATAFLGADIAINYAEEDFPESLRAQNGGKGADVILDVVGAKYLGRNVEALAAYGRLVVIGLQGGIKAELDLGELLRKRAAIIATALRPRPVEEKTVIMDAVRDAVWPLIADGRIRPLVAKTFPLAQAGAAHTYFDSGDHVGKVLLVM